From one Marinobacter sp. LV10MA510-1 genomic stretch:
- the istB gene encoding IS21-like element helper ATPase IstB codes for MLKHPTLDKLHALKLTGMAAALADQSATTDITELSFEERLGLLVDREMTERDNRRLTSRLRRAGLRHTAVLEDLDYRNSRGLDKGLIQSLASCQWVKEHLNVLITGPTGVGKTWLACALAHKACREGYTAQYVRLTRLLRELTIAKGDGQYPKLLANLAKVDVLILDDWGLMKLSAENRRDLLEVLEDRYGRRSTIATSQLPIEEWHDVIGDATLADAILDRLVHNAYKINLRGESMRKRQAKLTGTTASE; via the coding sequence ATGCTGAAACATCCGACTCTGGACAAACTCCATGCCCTCAAATTGACCGGCATGGCCGCCGCACTGGCTGATCAGTCGGCCACGACTGACATCACGGAACTGAGCTTCGAGGAACGCCTTGGACTGCTGGTCGATCGGGAGATGACCGAACGAGATAACCGACGCCTGACCAGCCGGCTGCGCCGGGCTGGACTGCGACACACCGCCGTTCTCGAAGACCTGGATTACCGGAACTCACGCGGCCTGGATAAGGGATTAATCCAATCCCTGGCAAGCTGCCAATGGGTGAAGGAACACCTGAATGTGCTCATCACCGGTCCCACCGGTGTTGGCAAAACCTGGCTGGCTTGTGCCTTGGCGCACAAAGCCTGCCGGGAAGGCTACACCGCGCAATACGTTCGCCTGACCCGGCTGTTAAGAGAACTGACCATCGCTAAAGGAGACGGTCAGTACCCCAAACTGCTAGCAAATCTCGCCAAAGTCGATGTACTGATCCTGGACGATTGGGGGCTCATGAAACTGAGCGCAGAGAACCGAAGAGACTTGCTGGAAGTGCTGGAAGACCGTTACGGCCGTCGTTCCACCATCGCCACCAGCCAACTCCCTATCGAGGAATGGCATGACGTCATCGGTGACGCCACTCTGGCGGATGCGATTCTGGATCGGCTGGTTCACAACGCCTACAAGATCAACCTCAGGGGTGAATCCATGCGAAAACGACAAGCAAAGTTGACGGGCACCACAGCTTCGGAGTAA